TAAAGGTCTTTCCACTTTTTTCTCTCTCTACTATGCCCTTTTTCTCTAAATCTTGGACTATCCTACTTATCGTTGGCCTGGAATAACCAACTATCCTGGGAAGGTCTTCCTGCTTAACCTCTCCCCCCCGTTCCATAATGGCCTTCAATACGGCTAGCTCTTTTTCATTGAATTGCTCTAAAAATTCTGACATTCTCTCACTTCTCCTCCTCCATAGGTATAGGATCACGGGAGCTAAGATTATGAGTGTAACAATCATACCAAGGAAAAAAGACTTTGATCCTGAGGATTGAGGTGGAGAAGAAGTAGTCGTTTCTATTGGTGGAGGCTCTATATCCCTACCGATCCAGTAGGTTTCATATCCCATTCCTTCAAGTGTTTTTTCTATCGTTTCATTTATTCCAAATCCAACCAGGATCACTATCTTTGCATTGAGCTTTTCAATTCCACGAAGGGCGCTTGGAGAGAGCTGATTCTCCCACGTTAGCAAAATTGGACATTTGTATTCCATGGCAAACTCAGCGGCCGCTAGGGTTGATCCATAATCCCAGGCGCTGGCTAGTATTACCACTTTACTCCCGTTCTGATAAAAGTGCAACGCTAATTTTTCTGCTGTTTCTGCTCTATCGGCCCCTCCTATTCTCGTGACTGAGAATCCCATATCTCTTAACTCTTTCTCAACGTCTAAGCTTACAGCGTTCGTATTCCCGATTATGAGGACTTTATCTCTTCCCAACTGAATGTAAGAGTAAAGTTGAGCCTTAGTTACAGGATCCAGCTCTTTTGGATTAACTGGCAAAATAGGAGCGTTTATTAAATGAGAATAAGGTAGTGAGATCAGGTAATCGATTAGATCATCGTTCCTTACAATTATCAAGTCGTAATTATCATTGATAGCGAGAACAGAATGCCAAGTAGCAAGGATGAGCAGGAGTCCAATAATTAAAGACGGAATCCTTTTCACGCAATCACCTCCCAGTTTGAATGTGACAATCTTGAAATAGTTAAACCTCAAGGTTTTTAAATCATTTAAGGTTTCATGATTCGGACAAGGGAAACCCCGATGAATCCCGCTGATGAGAGTGGAGGTGGGAGGAAATGACCACGTTCAAACTCGTAATTTCAGATCCAAAGAGTGGTATTGCTAAGCAAATAGAGATCAGTGGGGCAAATGCTGAGAAGCTCATAGGAAAGAAGATAGGAGATCAAATACCCGTAAAAGAGCTTGGATTAGACCTTAAGGCCCTCTTCGGCAAGGACTTTCCAGAGGATGTTAAGATGGAGATAAGGGGAGGAACGGATAAGGATGGCTTCCCAATGAGACCTGACATTCACGGGCCAAGGAGGGTAAGGATACTCCTATCAAAGGGCCCAGGATTTAGGCCAAAGGAAAAAGGCGAGAGAAGAAAGAAAACCGTTAGGGGAAACACCATTAGTCCTGAGATAGTTCAGGTGAATGTTAAACTGGTCTATTGAGTTAAACTTTTAATTCCTCTTCTATAACTATATTTTGCGCGGCTCAGGCCGGGGATCCCCGATGCAATGGGGCCGCGCTGGACCAGGCTACAAGTCGAGGTGTTGATTTTGCAACTCCCCCCATATTTAATTGCGGTGATCTCAACTTTACTAATGTCACTCACAATTATGACATCCCCCGAAACTACATACTTGTTAGTGCTCATCTTAATATGGGTATTACTTGATCTAACAAAGTACCCACTCCTCCTCATAGCTCCCATGGTATTTCTATTAGTCCCAAAATATGCAAGGGGGCTCGGTATTCTCGTTTTTGGATTGCTATTGGCATCTCCAAAAATAAGAGTAGAACTCACGAACTATGAAGTCTTGAAGCTCTTCTCCCTCTCCCTCGTCATACTACTGTTGATATCCCCAAGGCCCAGGAATACCATCGCTAAAATTCTTTGGCTGGCAACGGTAGTTTTAGGCTCGGTAACTCTTGATGTGTTGACCCCAATTGCTCCCCTTTTAGTTGTGGCGTATTTCCTCGCCCTTCCCAGGGATAGGCTTGCTTACCTCTATTCCATTTTTACGGTGACCGGATTTTGGGTGCTTTACAGATATGGATTATTTTCCTTCCCGACTCCCTCGCCTCCACCAAGATGGATCTATGAGGCAATATTAATTCCCGTATTGGTGATAACATACTCAATTTTAAAGGAAAAAGGTGAAGTGTTAAGGAAGAAGCAGACCCTAGTAATTTTACTCCTCGCACTTTTGATGACCCCATTTATTCGAACTAATGAAGCTGAATTTACTCTCCTTCTCTCAACGGCTAGCGTTAGGCTCATTGCTTCCCTTCCTCATGAGGAAACTTTATAGCCCCTATTTTAGCGGATCTTATATATGGGCCAATTTCCTTTATTATCCCTGGAGCATGGGTTCCCCTCTTTAGGATCAGCATAGTTTCCATCAATCCCAGCTCCTCAATCCTTTTAACATCCCTACTGTGTCCAGTCTCTACGAGGGCCCTTTCTATGTTCTCACTTATTGTACCTACAATGAAGAGCTTATCGTGATTATCGCTTGTCCATCCCTTGATCTTTTTGACCCATCTATCTGTTAGGTAAACCTCAATCTCCTGGGCTAGCTTTTCAACTTTATTGACGAAAACTTCAACAGGTAGGTAATCCACCCAACCGAATTCTCTAATCATCTGCCTTACCGGCTTTTCTCCAAACGTTCTCTTAAGCCAATAAAGGGGAAGAAGGGCATCTTTTGGCCTTGGACTTAGTATCCCAATGTCAACGTAAGCACCATATCCAACTTTTCCTAGTTCTATAAACCTCCCCACTAGCACGTCTCCTTCATTGACCTTGGATAATGAATAGGGGATCTCACCAAACTCCTCCCTTATTAGATTAGTAGAGATCTCAGAATCTTCACCCTCAACCTGTATTTTTACCCACTGCTTCTTGGTAACGGAAATCTTCCACTTGACATCCAAATCTCCGAGAAGTGATTTTAACTTCTTATTGAGCTTGTCAAATCCACTTCTATCCCCATAGATCTTTTGGGGGATGATAACTTCCATATTACTTCACTTTTTCTTGCTTTTTTTGGATCTTTTCTTGCTTTTCTTTCCTTTCTTCTCCTTTTTAGGTGGAGCTCTTAGTCCGAGTTCAATCTCTAACTCCTCGATCCTTTTCTTTAACTCCTCAATGACAGCTGAGTTGTCATACTGGTGTAAGATCTCCCCACATATTGGGCATACGAATCCGTATTCAAAGGCTTCATCAAATGTTAACTTCGGATGATCCGGATTGCCACAGTGATAATATACTTCACTCGTCTCTTCCTGAAGCATCTTTTTCAGCTTTTCAAGCTCCTGCATTTTTCTAGCTCTTATTATCTCTGGTAATCTTTTTGTTTCTATGTGCCAATAGTAGTAATACCACCCTGTTTCATCATCTTTTACCCTTCTAAAGTCGGCTAGCTTTGCATCATATAGAGCATATAATATTTTCCTAACTGTGTTAACTCTTATCCCTGTAATCTCCGCTAATTCTTCGTCTGTGGCCTCGCCCTTTTTTTCTAAGGCTTTAATTATCTCGACAGCCTCATCTCCCCCAATGTCCCTGCCGATCTCAAGCAATTCCTTGTTTCTTTTTGACATTCTCTGTTCTCCCCCCACAGAGTTTTCCTTCCCAACAATTTAGTATGTTTGAGAGAGTATAAATACTTTAGGGAGGCGATAAGAAGGGGTGCTATTTCGTTAGATATTCATCGACGAGCTCCTCTGCTGAAGGCTTATATATTTCTAGTACTTCAATGTCCTCTATGACGTTACCTTCCCTTAGCTTCAGCTTAACCTTACCCCCGTATACCTGAAGATCCAGGAGACCGTAAACAACATCCTCTGCTTCTATAGGACTCTTGAACTTCATGATATATTCTCCATCCTCCGTAATGAGCTTGACCCACCATTCATTCTTCCTCTTAAAGGGTCTTGTAACCTTTGGCTTGAACTTATCAATGATTACTTCCAATTATGTCACCCCCACCTCTCTGAGGTTACTGGGTCTATGTGGGTTATCACCCTAAGTGTCCACGAAAAAGCTTATAAAACTTCTGCTGAGTTAAACATCAGGGGTGGGCCGGTAGCTCAGCCTGGTCAGAGCACCGGGCTTTTAACCCGGTGGTCGCGGGTTCAAATCCCGCCCGGCCCGCCAAGTTTATTTCTTCAAAATGAAGACTTAATATATTTCCTGGGGAGAGGTGGTGACTATCCTTATTATAGGGATAGATATAATCAGCGAAAATCCAAAAAAATTCGCAGTAGTAAGCTGGTTCAATGGAAAAATTGAGAAAAAGGGAGAATTTACCCTTTACCGACTCTTAAAGTTCATTAGATCAAAAAGACCCGATATCGTTGCAATAGATAGTGTTACCGAGCTTGGTAATGATCTTAAGAGGTTCTTAAGAGAACTTCCTGAGGGGACTAAATTAGTTCAAGTTACGGGAAGGCCAGGAGAACAAAAATCCCTCTGGAGTCTTGCAAGGGAATACGGAATAAGAGTTGGGGACAAGTTTGATCCATACGAGGAAGCAAAAGTTTCGGCCCTTCTAGCCTCGAAGGGAGTAGGATATGAAGTTTTAGCTTTCGAGGATGAAGTGTTAATAACGGTAACTCGTGGAAGAAGCCAGGGAAAAGGAGGATGGAGCCAAGATAGATATAGGAGAAGGGTTCACAGCTTAATCCAGGCAAAGGTCAGGGAAATTGAAGAGGCTTTAAGAAGGGCGGATATTCCATTTGATTTGGAAATTGAGGAAAGAGATTATGGCGTCTCAAGGGGTGAGTTTAGAGTTTACGCTGGTAGAGAAGAGCTAGCAGGGCTTGTAAAACCGATGAGAGGAGGAGATGTTGAGATAAGAATTCAACCCGTTGAGAGAAAAGTGCTGGAATTCGTACCCCTAAAAGCTGAAACCGCAATAGAGGAGAGGAAGAGTATAATAGTGGGATTGGATCCTGGGATAACTGTTGGGATAGCTGCTATAGATCTGGACGGTAACATTATATCCGTTTACAGTGAGAAGAACATGGCCCTAAGTGAGATTGTTAGGTTCATAAGTGAGCTTGGTCATCCCATAATAGTCGCTACCGATGTGAATCCTGCTCCTGGACTCGTTGAAAAAATAGCAAGATCTTTTAAAGCCCAGCTTTTCGTTCCCAGGGAAAGTCTGAAAGTTGAGGAGAAGAACGAGCTTCTGAAAAATTTAGGGATTAGCGTTAGCGATGATCATCAACGAGATGCCTTAGCCGCCGCTTACAAAGCTTATCTAAGATACAAACCCAAGCTGGAGCATATAGAGGCTAGACTCAAGGAACTTGGTCTTTGGAAGAAGAGAAACGAGATAAAAGCCCTAATTCTATCTGGTTACAGCCTAGGAGAAGCTATAATGAAAGTTAAGACCCAGGAGAAACCAAGGGAAGAAGTAGTAACTGAAAGAGAGGAAAGCGTGGATATAAAACCTTACTTAAAGAGAATAGAAGAGCTTGAGAGAACTGTAGAAGAGCTAGAGAGGGAAAACTCTGAGCTTAAGGCTATTATAGAGGAACAGAGAAAAATAATTGAAAAACTTGAAAGGAAGCTCGAGGAATTCGATGAGAGAGTTAGATTTAAGGTCCTTAAGGAGAGGGAAATAAGGGCCAGAGACGAGAGAATTGCAATCCTTGAGAGGAAACTTAGGGAAGAAAAGAGAAAAGTCGATATTCTAGCTAGAAAGTTAGCACAGACAAAGAAAATGAGAAGGCTAGAACTCAGCGGTAAGGTTATGCCACTTAAAGCTTTAGAAACTCTTACTTGGCGAGATATAGAGAAGTTAGAGGAGGAAATAGGCATAAAGAAAGGAGATGTGCTGTACGTTGTAAATCCCGCTGGAGCTGGAAAAAGGATAGCCGAGTATTTGATTAACAAGAAGATAAGGGCGTTGATATCTCAAAACCAGGTGCCAGCTATAATAGCTCAGGAGTTCTGGCGGGAGAGAATTCCAATATTAATAGAAGGGGAAGATATAAACGTTATAAGGCTGGATGAATTCGTTGTCGTTAAAAGAAAAGAACTTGAAAGGGCAATTGAAGAAAAGATAAAAGAATTTGAAGAAGAAGAGAGAAGGAAAGAGCTTGAGGGGATTTTAAGAGTAATAGAAGAGTACAGAATTGAGCGAGTGAAGGAGCTCAGAAGAAAGGCCGAGGAGGAAAGGAAGCAATGATCTTAATAATAGCGGAAAAACCAAATGTTGCAAGGAAGATAGCTGGGGCACTTTCAGAGAGGAGGCCAATAAAGAAGTCTCTCTTCGGCGTTCCCTACTATGAAATTTTCAGGGAGGGGAAAAAGCTAATAGTAGCTTCCGCAGTTGGTCACCTCTATGGTTTAGCCCCCAAGCGGGATGTATTTGGTTATCCAATATTCGACATTGAGTGGGTTCCAGTTTACATAGCCGAAAAGGGTAAGGAGTACGCAAGGGAGTATATTAAAGCCCTCTCGGTTCTTGCTAAGAGGGTGAGAGAGTTCATAGTTGCATGTGACTACGATACTGAGGGAGAAGTTATAGGTTACACGGCCCTGAAATACGCTTGTGGCGTTGATCCTAGGGTTGCTAAGAGGATGAAGTTTTCAGCATTGACCAAGAGAGATCTATTGAATGCTTGGCGAAATCTCGAGCCAACGATAAACTTTGGGATGGCAAATGCTGGAATCGCGAGACATATCCTAGACTGGTACTGGGGGGTGAACCTCTCAAGGGCCTTAACGCATGCTATAAAGAAGGCTTCGGGTAAGTGGGTGGTGCTAAGCACCGGTAGGGTTCAGGGGCCAACTCTAAAGTTCCTAGTTGAAAGGGAAAGAGAAATACAGAGTTTTGTTCCAAGGCCTTACTGGGTTATCAAACTGATATTTGAGAAAAACGGTCAAAAATTTACTGCCAACTATGAAAAAGACAAGATATGGGAAGAGGAAGAGGGAAAGAGAATAGTTTTAGAGGTTAAAAAGAGCATCCCAAGAGTTTCTAATGTAGAGATAAAAAGACAGAAGAGAACTCCCCCTCATCCCTTTGATCTCGGTACACTTCAAAGAGAAGCCTACTCAGCTTTTGGCTTTAGCCCTAAGAAAACTCTTGACATAGCTCAGAGCCTATATGAAAAAGGATTCTCGAGCTATCCGAGAACCGAAAGCCAGAAGTTACCCAGGAACATCAACTTTAGGATGATAATTCAAAATCTTGCAAAGATGCCTCAGTATAGGCCTTATGCTCATATCCTACTGGGATTACCAGAACTTAAACCAGTTGAGGGGAAAAAGGAAGATCCCGCTCATCCCGCTATTTATCCAACGGGAGAAATTCCTAGGCCGGGGGATCTAACGAAAGATGAAGAAAAATTATATGATATGATAGTCAGAAGGTTCCTAGCTGTATTTATGGAACCAGCGATTAGGGAAAGTGTAAAGGTTACCATAAGGGCCGGCCCCCATAAATTTTTCTTGTCGGGTGGGAGAACGGTTAAAAAAGGTTGGCT
This Pyrococcus horikoshii OT3 DNA region includes the following protein-coding sequences:
- a CDS encoding cell wall-binding repeat-containing protein translates to MKRIPSLIIGLLLILATWHSVLAINDNYDLIIVRNDDLIDYLISLPYSHLINAPILPVNPKELDPVTKAQLYSYIQLGRDKVLIIGNTNAVSLDVEKELRDMGFSVTRIGGADRAETAEKLALHFYQNGSKVVILASAWDYGSTLAAAEFAMEYKCPILLTWENQLSPSALRGIEKLNAKIVILVGFGINETIEKTLEGMGYETYWIGRDIEPPPIETTTSSPPQSSGSKSFFLGMIVTLIILAPVILYLWRRRSERMSEFLEQFNEKELAVLKAIMERGGEVKQEDLPRIVGYSRPTISRIVQDLEKKGIVEREKSGKTFIVRVIKKIKID
- a CDS encoding 30S ribosomal protein S6e, which produces MTTFKLVISDPKSGIAKQIEISGANAEKLIGKKIGDQIPVKELGLDLKALFGKDFPEDVKMEIRGGTDKDGFPMRPDIHGPRRVRILLSKGPGFRPKEKGERRKKTVRGNTISPEIVQVNVKLVY
- a CDS encoding DUF2110 family protein, with the translated sequence MEVIIPQKIYGDRSGFDKLNKKLKSLLGDLDVKWKISVTKKQWVKIQVEGEDSEISTNLIREEFGEIPYSLSKVNEGDVLVGRFIELGKVGYGAYVDIGILSPRPKDALLPLYWLKRTFGEKPVRQMIREFGWVDYLPVEVFVNKVEKLAQEIEVYLTDRWVKKIKGWTSDNHDKLFIVGTISENIERALVETGHSRDVKRIEELGLMETMLILKRGTHAPGIIKEIGPYIRSAKIGAIKFPHEEGKQ
- the tfe gene encoding transcription factor E — protein: MSKRNKELLEIGRDIGGDEAVEIIKALEKKGEATDEELAEITGIRVNTVRKILYALYDAKLADFRRVKDDETGWYYYYWHIETKRLPEIIRARKMQELEKLKKMLQEETSEVYYHCGNPDHPKLTFDEAFEYGFVCPICGEILHQYDNSAVIEELKKRIEELEIELGLRAPPKKEKKGKKSKKRSKKSKKK
- a CDS encoding DUF460 domain-containing protein; translated protein: MTILIIGIDIISENPKKFAVVSWFNGKIEKKGEFTLYRLLKFIRSKRPDIVAIDSVTELGNDLKRFLRELPEGTKLVQVTGRPGEQKSLWSLAREYGIRVGDKFDPYEEAKVSALLASKGVGYEVLAFEDEVLITVTRGRSQGKGGWSQDRYRRRVHSLIQAKVREIEEALRRADIPFDLEIEERDYGVSRGEFRVYAGREELAGLVKPMRGGDVEIRIQPVERKVLEFVPLKAETAIEERKSIIVGLDPGITVGIAAIDLDGNIISVYSEKNMALSEIVRFISELGHPIIVATDVNPAPGLVEKIARSFKAQLFVPRESLKVEEKNELLKNLGISVSDDHQRDALAAAYKAYLRYKPKLEHIEARLKELGLWKKRNEIKALILSGYSLGEAIMKVKTQEKPREEVVTEREESVDIKPYLKRIEELERTVEELERENSELKAIIEEQRKIIEKLERKLEEFDERVRFKVLKEREIRARDERIAILERKLREEKRKVDILARKLAQTKKMRRLELSGKVMPLKALETLTWRDIEKLEEEIGIKKGDVLYVVNPAGAGKRIAEYLINKKIRALISQNQVPAIIAQEFWRERIPILIEGEDINVIRLDEFVVVKRKELERAIEEKIKEFEEEERRKELEGILRVIEEYRIERVKELRRKAEEERKQ
- the topA gene encoding DNA topoisomerase I translates to MILIIAEKPNVARKIAGALSERRPIKKSLFGVPYYEIFREGKKLIVASAVGHLYGLAPKRDVFGYPIFDIEWVPVYIAEKGKEYAREYIKALSVLAKRVREFIVACDYDTEGEVIGYTALKYACGVDPRVAKRMKFSALTKRDLLNAWRNLEPTINFGMANAGIARHILDWYWGVNLSRALTHAIKKASGKWVVLSTGRVQGPTLKFLVEREREIQSFVPRPYWVIKLIFEKNGQKFTANYEKDKIWEEEEGKRIVLEVKKSIPRVSNVEIKRQKRTPPHPFDLGTLQREAYSAFGFSPKKTLDIAQSLYEKGFSSYPRTESQKLPRNINFRMIIQNLAKMPQYRPYAHILLGLPELKPVEGKKEDPAHPAIYPTGEIPRPGDLTKDEEKLYDMIVRRFLAVFMEPAIRESVKVTIRAGPHKFFLSGGRTVKKGWLSVYGKYVKFEEVTLPEFFIGERIKVIQVKREKKKTKPPARYSPAAVIKKMEDLGLGTKATRAQILETLYQRGYIEGKKSIKVTPLGMKVIETLEKYVPEIISVELTREFEKKMELIMEGRLTKEEVIEEAKERLTKILEEFKKRELEIGIELAKIVVGEDEVKPLVVGKCPKCGGDLIVKYNKKTGKRFVGCSNWPKCDVTYPILQRGEIIPTNKTCCNGAPVVIIREEDGREFEICLDINCKDWKAKSH